In Pectobacterium aroidearum, the following are encoded in one genomic region:
- a CDS encoding VirB3 family type IV secretion system protein, protein MTTLNKALTRPAAIMGIPLVPFVIVSGAIVLLSVYTSYYLALLLIPAWLEMKAKARTDIHYFGLLWLAFKTRGRFATNRHFGARAILASHYDAVDVSEFTAKMKLNERITLDKYIPYSSHIHPHIIRNRAGDLVATWELNGTVFECEDEHHLTMLASHLSNLIRSYEGLPITFYIHRIREKYQDGFEASSGIPFSDDVTERYYQSLQEKSLWRHRLFFTVCYAPFSTLEKKVMKTQSAGKRKAALADALKGMLEHHEALNTALSRYVATPLGTYEEKGRVYSSQLAFYHRLITGKWQNVAVTRTPFYHTLSTPDVFFTTDTAECQTVGGSRFFRSLEIKDYSPETYTGLLDALLYAESEYVLTQSFTCMARDEAQNHIRLAEKRLNSTDDDAISQREELVVLRDLLQSGHVSCGKYHFSLLVSSASADQVVKETNALAQPFNDLGIMTSLSTLSLPAAYLAQLPGVYALRPRLVVVSSQNYADMGSLHNFHPHKRHGNPWGEAIAILKSPSGGGYYLNLHDSQAGRNDFNEKTPGNTAIIGKTGSGKTLLMTMMKQLMQKYRNPATFSASATLKRLTTVYFDKDRAAEMSIRQMGGRYFRIRTGIPTGFNPFSLAPTRRNISFIKRLIRMLCRRDGKPLDPRDEERISTAVDTIMLDYPPEYRRYGITRLLEVLPEPPTKEARTNGLRIRLKQWTQGGEFGWVFDNEEDTFNISNIDNFGIDGTEFLDDDDMRGPITFYLLYRVTSLLDGRRLVMFMDEFWKWLADVEFSKFSLNMLKVIRKLNGIFIPATQSPDEIVRHPIAPAIIEQCSTQIFLANPKASHADYVEKMKVPESVYDIVRNLDPGEHYMVVLKTPLRAGETRPFVAMARMDLSGLGNITKILSGSEDNLKIFDAIYQEGMSPTDWKETFLNQAI, encoded by the coding sequence ATGACCACCCTGAACAAAGCACTTACCCGCCCCGCCGCCATTATGGGCATCCCTCTCGTCCCGTTCGTGATCGTCAGCGGGGCTATTGTCCTGCTGTCGGTTTACACAAGCTATTACCTTGCCTTGTTATTAATCCCTGCCTGGCTGGAAATGAAGGCAAAGGCCCGAACGGATATTCATTATTTCGGACTGCTGTGGCTGGCCTTTAAAACCCGTGGGCGATTTGCCACCAATCGCCATTTCGGTGCCCGTGCCATTCTGGCAAGCCACTATGACGCCGTCGATGTTTCGGAGTTTACCGCTAAGATGAAATTAAACGAGCGCATCACGCTGGATAAATACATCCCCTACTCCTCCCACATTCACCCTCACATCATAAGAAATCGCGCCGGTGATTTAGTCGCTACCTGGGAATTGAACGGCACTGTGTTTGAATGTGAGGATGAACATCATCTGACAATGCTGGCAAGCCACCTTAGCAACCTGATCCGCTCGTATGAAGGGCTACCGATCACCTTCTATATTCACCGCATACGAGAGAAATATCAGGATGGCTTTGAGGCCAGTTCGGGCATCCCCTTTTCGGATGACGTCACGGAACGCTATTACCAGTCACTACAAGAGAAATCACTCTGGCGGCACCGGCTGTTTTTCACTGTCTGTTATGCCCCTTTCTCCACGCTGGAGAAAAAAGTCATGAAGACGCAGAGCGCCGGAAAAAGGAAAGCAGCACTGGCTGATGCTCTGAAAGGGATGCTGGAACACCATGAAGCCCTCAACACCGCCCTATCACGCTATGTGGCAACACCATTAGGTACTTATGAGGAAAAAGGTCGGGTTTACTCTTCGCAACTGGCTTTCTACCATCGCCTGATTACCGGCAAATGGCAGAACGTGGCGGTGACACGCACACCGTTTTATCACACACTCAGCACGCCGGATGTGTTCTTCACTACCGATACCGCCGAATGTCAGACGGTCGGCGGTTCCCGCTTCTTCCGCAGTCTGGAAATTAAAGACTATTCACCGGAGACCTACACCGGCCTGCTCGATGCGCTGCTGTATGCCGAAAGCGAGTATGTGCTGACGCAGTCTTTTACCTGTATGGCACGGGATGAAGCGCAAAATCATATCCGACTGGCGGAAAAACGACTGAACTCAACCGACGATGACGCCATTTCACAGCGTGAGGAATTGGTCGTCTTACGCGACCTGCTCCAGTCCGGGCATGTGTCTTGCGGCAAGTATCACTTCTCGCTGCTGGTTTCGTCCGCCAGCGCCGATCAGGTAGTCAAGGAGACCAATGCGCTGGCCCAGCCTTTTAACGATCTCGGCATCATGACATCCCTGTCTACGTTGTCGTTACCAGCCGCCTATCTGGCTCAACTCCCCGGCGTCTATGCGTTGCGACCGCGTCTGGTGGTCGTTAGTAGCCAGAATTACGCGGATATGGGGAGTCTGCATAACTTTCACCCCCACAAACGTCACGGCAATCCGTGGGGTGAGGCTATTGCTATCCTAAAATCCCCCAGTGGTGGCGGTTACTATCTAAACCTGCATGACAGTCAGGCAGGACGGAATGACTTCAATGAGAAAACACCGGGGAATACCGCCATCATCGGTAAAACAGGTTCAGGAAAGACCCTGCTGATGACGATGATGAAACAATTGATGCAGAAGTACCGCAACCCAGCGACCTTTTCCGCCTCTGCCACCCTCAAACGGCTGACCACCGTTTACTTTGATAAAGACAGAGCGGCGGAGATGTCTATCCGCCAAATGGGTGGTCGCTACTTCCGTATCCGGACCGGTATCCCTACCGGATTCAACCCGTTTTCACTTGCACCCACGCGACGGAACATCAGCTTTATCAAGCGGCTGATCCGGATGCTGTGCCGTCGTGACGGTAAGCCACTCGATCCCCGCGATGAAGAGCGTATCAGTACTGCGGTGGACACCATTATGCTGGACTACCCGCCAGAATATCGCCGTTATGGTATTACCCGATTGCTGGAAGTGTTGCCGGAGCCACCAACCAAAGAGGCCCGGACCAACGGTCTGCGTATACGCCTGAAACAGTGGACGCAAGGCGGTGAATTCGGCTGGGTGTTCGATAACGAGGAGGACACCTTCAACATCAGCAATATTGATAACTTTGGTATCGACGGTACGGAATTCCTGGATGATGACGACATGCGTGGGCCGATCACCTTTTACCTGCTATACCGTGTCACCAGCCTGCTGGATGGTCGCCGACTGGTGATGTTCATGGATGAGTTCTGGAAATGGCTGGCTGATGTCGAGTTTTCTAAATTCTCCCTCAATATGCTCAAAGTGATCCGCAAGCTGAACGGCATTTTTATCCCAGCCACCCAGTCGCCCGATGAAATAGTCAGGCATCCCATCGCTCCGGCGATTATTGAGCAATGCAGCACGCAAATCTTTCTCGCTAACCCCAAAGCCAGCCATGCGGATTACGTTGAGAAAATGAAAGTTCCGGAAAGCGTTTACGATATTGTCCGCAACCTTGATCCCGGCGAGCACTATATGGTTGTCCTGAAAACACCACTGCGTGCTGGTGAAACTCGCCCGTTTGTCGCCATGGCAAGAATGGACTTATCGGGCCTCGGGAACATCACCAAAATCCTGAGCGGCAGTGAAGACAACCTGAAAATATTTGATGCCATTTATCAGGAAGGCATGTCACCCACCGACTGGAAAGAAACGTTCCTTAACCAGGCTATCTGA
- a CDS encoding TrbC/VirB2 family protein translates to MTMKKRKYWPAFSSLLISSQTLAAGSGFNKANDTLSNTSTGLLGLAAVTITLATMWVGYKVLFDGKSLHDMRNVIIGAILIVGASGFGAYWAS, encoded by the coding sequence ATGACGATGAAAAAACGTAAATACTGGCCTGCGTTTTCTTCCCTGTTGATATCAAGCCAAACGCTGGCAGCAGGGAGCGGATTTAATAAAGCCAACGATACGCTGAGTAATACGTCCACTGGTTTGCTCGGGCTGGCCGCCGTCACGATCACACTGGCAACCATGTGGGTGGGTTACAAGGTGCTGTTTGATGGTAAAAGTTTGCATGACATGCGCAACGTCATTATCGGAGCCATCCTGATTGTCGGCGCATCGGGCTTTGGTGCCTATTGGGCATCCTAG
- a CDS encoding lytic transglycosylase domain-containing protein, whose protein sequence is MLSPTAFLAAVMQCAATIPPSTASDVAKVESSFNPYAVAEIVPKEERAPDSVGVISHQPTSKQTAINIIKQVVAKGRRYSVGLMQITSTNFRHYGVTAHDLLDPCTNLSVFERILTDCYQRGGTLKRALSCYYSGNFDTGQQPESAFNQTSYIQRISYVVPSTREDLKRSTTSQSTSEIHYPTTVLRGELTDKFIPVLTSLHYPNAIIRGDVSMHVINEEQ, encoded by the coding sequence ATGCTTTCACCCACTGCTTTTCTGGCGGCGGTTATGCAGTGTGCCGCCACTATTCCCCCCTCCACCGCGTCTGATGTAGCGAAGGTAGAATCCAGTTTTAATCCTTATGCCGTCGCTGAAATTGTGCCGAAGGAAGAAAGAGCGCCCGATAGCGTAGGCGTCATTTCTCATCAGCCCACCAGCAAACAAACTGCCATCAACATCATCAAGCAGGTAGTCGCGAAAGGTCGCCGTTATTCGGTCGGGCTGATGCAAATCACCAGTACCAACTTTCGCCATTACGGCGTAACAGCGCATGACTTGTTAGATCCCTGCACTAATCTATCCGTTTTTGAACGCATCCTCACCGACTGCTACCAGCGAGGCGGCACGCTGAAGAGAGCGCTCAGTTGTTACTATTCCGGCAATTTCGATACGGGTCAGCAGCCAGAATCCGCCTTTAACCAAACCAGTTATATCCAGCGTATTAGCTATGTGGTCCCGTCTACGCGGGAAGATCTCAAGCGCAGTACCACCAGCCAATCCACTTCAGAGATTCATTATCCGACCACCGTCCTGCGCGGTGAACTCACCGATAAATTCATACCGGTTTTGACTTCCCTGCACTATCCCAACGCCATCATTCGCGGCGATGTATCCATGCATGTAATTAATGAGGAGCAATGA